The Phytoactinopolyspora mesophila nucleotide sequence TCACGCGCCAGACGCCGCATCCGCGACGTGGACCTCCCCGCCGAACGCGACCGGCAACGTGACGCCGTTGACGCGTTCCTGAAAGCTTCCCGTGAGGGCGACTTCGGCGCTCTACTCCAGCTGCTCGACCCCGATGTCGAGTTGCAGGCCGATGCCGAAGTAGTCGCCGCGGCGGCCCCCTACGCCGAGCACGGTGCCCCGCTGCTGCGGCGCCAGGTCCGCGGAGCCGACGCCGTCGCCCGCGTCTTCGCGGGCCGTGCCGAGGCGACCCAGATCGCGCTCATCGACGGCTTCCCCGGTGCCACATACGCCCCAGGTGGAACTCCCCGGGCCGTCTTTGTCATCAGCCTCCACGACGGCCGGGTCTCCCGCATCGATGTGATCGGCGACGCCACACACCTCGACGACCTCGCCGTTGTTCTGGAATAACCCCAC carries:
- a CDS encoding sigma factor; protein product: MALPQTARSAADLAASFAAQRPRLRAIAYRMLGSYWDADDAVQETWLRLQRTKTDEIDNLEAWLTVVISRTCVDQLRARDARQLASRARRRIRDVDLPAERDRQRDAVDAFLKASREGDFGALLQLLDPDVELQADAEVVAAAAPYAEHGAPLLRRQVRGADAVARVFAGRAEATQIALIDGFPGATYAPGGTPRAVFVISLHDGRVSRIDVIGDATHLDDLAVVLE